The following coding sequences lie in one Campylobacter concisus genomic window:
- the pheA gene encoding prephenate dehydratase — MQELKELRKEIDAIDDLILNKLNERMILVEQIGKLKQTSGTPIYRPERERAIINRLTSLSKDKALNKAAIEAIYLEIFAVSRNLEMPQKIVYLGPEGTYTHQAAQSRFGAMSSYLPLATIEAVFTKLAQKEAKYGVVPIENNTEGAVGATLDCLSKFSDIKIVAELYVDIHHSFVSINENLKDIKRIYSHPQGYNQCRKFLEDHMLNEIEFVPAKSTAAAAYMASMDRNSAAICSKIAAKIYNVPIVYETIEDNMANRTRFLILSDFKNAKVENSKTSILAKTDHSPGRLADLLSIFKNENINITKLESRPIKQREFKSMFYLDFEGHIDDEKVQNAFELAKESGAEISWLGSYLNGEE, encoded by the coding sequence ATGCAAGAGCTAAAAGAGCTTAGAAAAGAGATCGATGCGATCGATGATCTCATCTTAAATAAACTAAATGAAAGGATGATTTTAGTTGAACAAATCGGCAAGCTAAAACAAACTAGCGGAACGCCCATATATCGTCCTGAACGCGAGCGAGCTATCATAAACCGCTTAACTAGTCTTAGCAAAGACAAAGCTTTAAATAAAGCTGCGATCGAGGCCATTTATCTTGAAATTTTTGCTGTAAGTAGAAATTTAGAAATGCCTCAAAAGATCGTCTATCTAGGACCTGAAGGCACTTACACGCATCAGGCGGCTCAGAGTAGATTTGGTGCGATGAGTTCATATTTGCCACTTGCTACGATCGAGGCAGTTTTTACAAAATTAGCTCAAAAAGAGGCAAAATACGGCGTTGTGCCTATTGAAAACAACACCGAAGGCGCTGTTGGTGCTACGCTTGATTGTTTGAGTAAATTTAGCGATATAAAAATAGTTGCTGAGCTTTATGTGGATATCCATCACAGCTTTGTTAGCATAAATGAAAATTTAAAAGATATAAAGCGAATTTATTCACATCCGCAAGGGTATAATCAATGCCGTAAATTTTTAGAAGATCATATGCTAAACGAAATTGAATTTGTTCCAGCAAAATCAACCGCAGCAGCTGCATATATGGCATCAATGGATAGAAACTCAGCCGCCATTTGCTCAAAGATTGCAGCAAAAATTTATAACGTGCCAATCGTCTATGAGACGATTGAAGACAATATGGCAAATAGAACGAGGTTTTTGATTTTAAGCGATTTTAAAAACGCCAAGGTTGAAAACTCAAAAACTTCAATCCTTGCAAAGACTGATCACAGTCCAGGACGCCTTGCTGATCTACTTTCTATCTTTAAAAATGAAAATATCAATATCACAAAACTTGAGTCACGCCCTATAAAACAGCGCGAATTTAAGTCAATGTTTTATCTTGATTTTGAAGGACATATCGACGATGAGAAGGTACAAAATGCCTTTGAACTCGCAAAAGAGAGCGGTGCTGAGATAAGCTGGTTAGGAAGTTATTTAAACGGAGAAGAGTAA
- the lysA gene encoding diaminopimelate decarboxylase, whose translation MDFKELARRYKTPLYIYDFNHIKNRYEALKNAFFARKSLICYAVKANSNLSVLKFLADLGAGFDCVSIGEVKRALLAGAKRYQIIFSGVGKSDEELKEALKNEILLINVESFAELLRLEEIAKGLNLKARISIRVNPGVDAKTHPYISTGLNENKFGVDAETAKRMYIHAKASDSLEPTGIHFHIGSQLTSLSPIIDAANIVSELLRELRALEIDIKFFDVGGGLGIIYNDEKEINLYDYAQGILGALKGQDATIVCEPGRFIVGNAGYFVASVLYEKFNGKKRFVITDGAMNDLIRPSLYGAHHEIFVCGKDKNLGVCDVVGPVCESGDFLAKDIELPECDSGDIIVVKGAGAYGFSMSSNYNTRNRAAEVCVLDGKDRLIRRRESFEDVVAPEIEFLESADARAKRA comes from the coding sequence ATGGATTTTAAAGAGCTTGCACGTAGATACAAAACCCCACTTTACATTTATGATTTTAACCACATAAAAAACCGCTATGAAGCACTAAAGAATGCATTTTTTGCTAGAAAATCTCTCATTTGTTATGCGGTGAAAGCAAACTCAAATCTAAGTGTTTTGAAATTTCTAGCCGACCTTGGAGCTGGATTTGATTGTGTTAGCATTGGCGAAGTAAAAAGAGCACTTTTAGCAGGCGCAAAGAGATATCAGATCATTTTTAGCGGTGTTGGCAAGAGCGATGAAGAGTTAAAAGAGGCTTTAAAAAATGAAATTTTACTCATAAATGTTGAGAGTTTTGCTGAACTTTTAAGGCTTGAGGAGATCGCAAAAGGGCTAAACTTAAAGGCAAGAATTAGCATTAGAGTAAATCCAGGTGTCGATGCAAAAACTCACCCATATATCTCGACAGGGCTAAATGAAAATAAATTTGGCGTTGATGCTGAAACAGCTAAAAGAATGTACATCCACGCTAAAGCTTCAGACTCTCTTGAGCCAACTGGTATACATTTTCATATCGGCTCTCAGCTAACATCACTTAGCCCGATAATAGATGCTGCAAATATTGTTAGCGAGCTTTTAAGAGAGCTAAGAGCGCTTGAGATAGACATCAAATTTTTTGATGTTGGTGGCGGACTTGGCATCATCTATAACGATGAAAAAGAGATAAATTTATATGACTACGCACAAGGAATTTTAGGCGCGCTAAAGGGTCAAGACGCAACTATCGTTTGCGAGCCAGGGCGCTTCATTGTTGGTAATGCTGGCTACTTTGTCGCAAGTGTTTTATATGAGAAATTTAACGGCAAAAAGAGATTTGTCATCACTGATGGCGCGATGAATGATCTTATTAGACCAAGCCTTTATGGTGCTCATCATGAAATTTTTGTTTGTGGCAAGGATAAAAATTTAGGTGTTTGTGACGTGGTCGGTCCAGTTTGTGAAAGTGGCGATTTTTTAGCAAAAGATATAGAGCTACCAGAGTGCGATAGTGGCGATATCATCGTGGTTAAAGGGGCTGGGGCTTATGGATTTAGCATGAGTTCAAACTACAACACAAGAAACAGAGCCGCTGAAGTTTGCGTGCTTGATGGCAAAGATAGACTTATAAGAAGACGTGAGAGCTTTGAAGATGTCGTGGCACCTGAGATAGAATTTTTGGAGAGCGCTGATGCAAGAGCTAAAAGAGCTTAG
- a CDS encoding LptF/LptG family permease, producing the protein MKLYARYVGWVYIKSFFIVFLALELFYVGIDLLTNLKDLPPSANLQLLYVGLTALSAISYVLPLSLIFALIILHVNMVRSNELISFYALGISKNSLIFPPFFIALFVTIFYVGLNFTPFAYAHDYQKSIAKNTAFSKSTNDSFLKFEGKFIYIKELNSVNQIANDVRIFEINGTNLLSTTFANHANFKDNEWILKDVNQTLLPQILELGEAGFNKIQSDSLDALKGFKPKSIESAVSVENSKFNIPDAINFIKTFKNEGIGLDSAKTAFYNLAIAPFFAPFLLLIFYYHLPVTGRFFNLALSTFIFVVITLVVWGLLFILAKFAQTSVILPEIGIVLPVILLFAYAIYLIKSHR; encoded by the coding sequence ATGAAACTATACGCCAGATACGTTGGCTGGGTCTATATAAAATCTTTTTTTATCGTATTTTTAGCGCTTGAATTATTTTATGTTGGTATCGATCTACTTACAAATTTAAAAGATCTGCCACCATCTGCTAACCTTCAGCTCCTTTATGTTGGGCTTACTGCGCTAAGTGCCATTAGCTACGTTTTGCCACTTTCGCTTATTTTTGCACTAATAATTTTACATGTAAATATGGTTAGATCAAACGAGCTAATCAGCTTTTATGCACTTGGTATTAGTAAAAATAGTCTAATTTTTCCACCATTTTTTATTGCGCTTTTTGTAACTATTTTTTATGTTGGCTTAAATTTTACTCCATTTGCCTATGCGCACGACTATCAAAAAAGCATCGCTAAAAATACGGCTTTTTCAAAAAGCACAAATGATTCGTTTTTAAAGTTTGAAGGCAAATTTATCTACATAAAAGAGCTAAATTCTGTGAATCAAATAGCAAATGATGTTAGAATTTTTGAGATAAATGGCACAAATTTACTCTCAACTACATTTGCAAATCACGCTAATTTTAAAGACAATGAGTGGATTTTAAAAGATGTTAATCAAACTCTTTTGCCGCAAATTTTAGAGCTTGGTGAAGCTGGTTTTAATAAAATACAAAGTGATAGCTTAGATGCATTAAAAGGCTTTAAGCCAAAGAGTATTGAAAGCGCTGTTAGTGTTGAAAACTCAAAATTTAATATCCCAGATGCGATAAATTTTATAAAGACATTTAAGAATGAAGGCATCGGCCTTGATAGTGCAAAAACAGCTTTTTACAACCTTGCTATCGCACCATTTTTTGCACCATTTTTGTTGCTCATTTTTTACTATCATTTGCCTGTAACTGGTAGATTTTTTAATCTTGCGCTTTCGACTTTTATTTTTGTTGTGATAACTCTTGTCGTTTGGGGGCTGCTCTTTATTCTTGCAAAATTTGCACAAACTTCTGTAATCTTGCCAGAGATTGGTATAGTTTTACCGGTCATTTTACTTTTTGCATACGCCATTTATCTCATAAAATCGCATCGTTAA
- the pth gene encoding aminoacyl-tRNA hydrolase translates to MTLIAGLGNPGSKYENTRHNIGFMLIDLLKDSNYKDVSSAKFQGEVFKFNDIILLKPTTFMNLSGQSVKAVKDFYKPDRIIVIHDDLDLSFGAVKFKKGGSSGGHNGIKSIDGLIGNEYERVRVGIGHLGDAKNFVLGEFSDEEKKALDEILAYTKNAVCELLKSDINEISQKFTVKKGLIK, encoded by the coding sequence GTGACACTAATAGCGGGGCTGGGAAATCCTGGCTCCAAATATGAAAACACTAGACACAATATAGGCTTTATGCTTATAGATCTCCTAAAAGACTCAAATTACAAAGATGTTAGCTCAGCCAAATTCCAAGGCGAAGTTTTTAAATTTAACGACATTATCTTGCTAAAACCAACAACTTTTATGAACCTCTCAGGACAAAGTGTAAAAGCGGTAAAAGACTTTTATAAACCAGATAGAATAATCGTAATACACGATGACCTTGATCTTAGTTTTGGTGCAGTTAAATTTAAAAAAGGCGGTAGTAGCGGCGGGCATAACGGTATAAAATCGATCGATGGACTAATAGGCAACGAGTACGAAAGGGTGCGTGTTGGCATTGGACACCTTGGTGATGCTAAAAATTTTGTCCTTGGAGAGTTTAGTGATGAGGAGAAAAAGGCTTTAGATGAAATTTTGGCCTACACAAAAAATGCAGTTTGCGAGCTACTAAAGAGTGATATTAATGAAATTTCACAAAAATTTACAGTAAAAAAAGGTCTTATCAAATGA
- a CDS encoding 50S ribosomal protein L25/general stress protein Ctc, with amino-acid sequence MLEGIVRESIGKKSAKALRRDGYLIANIYGKGLENVAAAFKVNDFIKEARKKESLAFDVKVGGKVYNVVIVDYQRDVVTSDLKHVDLKVALPGVLSKYMIPVKPVGTPIGLKNKGVLIQSKRRLCVKCTAENLPNSFDVDVSKLDIDDTILVRDITAPKGVTIVDADRVAVLGVIKAK; translated from the coding sequence ATGTTAGAAGGAATCGTTAGAGAGAGTATCGGTAAGAAGTCTGCGAAGGCTTTGAGAAGAGATGGTTATCTAATCGCCAACATTTATGGCAAGGGATTAGAGAATGTTGCAGCTGCTTTTAAAGTAAATGATTTTATTAAAGAAGCACGCAAAAAAGAGAGCCTTGCTTTTGATGTAAAAGTAGGCGGAAAAGTTTATAATGTCGTTATTGTTGATTACCAAAGAGATGTTGTTACAAGTGATCTTAAACACGTAGATCTAAAAGTAGCACTTCCAGGCGTTTTATCAAAATATATGATCCCAGTTAAGCCAGTTGGAACACCTATTGGTCTTAAAAATAAGGGCGTTTTGATCCAATCAAAAAGACGTCTTTGCGTAAAATGTACAGCTGAAAATTTACCAAATTCATTTGACGTTGATGTAAGCAAACTTGACATCGACGATACTATTTTGGTTCGTGACATCACAGCTCCTAAAGGCGTTACTATTGTAGACGCTGACCGTGTTGCGGTACTTGGAGTTATTAAAGCTAAATAA
- a CDS encoding transaldolase, protein MYDNEAKFSLWCDFIERNFLQSEFNSLLKNNVINGATSNPAIFKTAFASPAYKKIIETSNKRHPKDLYEILATQDIKIAACKMLRNYANGDDGFVSIEVDPNLSDDTAATIEEGIRLYNLISMPNVMIKIPATKDGYEAMSALMARGISVNATLIFSPDQAKNCLEAFKEGSKAYASRFIDTTMPKGVISVFVSRFDRKLDEVMAAKSLPTGQIGIMNAANIYHLIEDFGLENIRTLFASTGVKGGGLRGDYYVRELMYKNSINTAPIETIKEFIKEKAEAKNVPSKENISSFFQIIKNNEIDINVVYKDLLSDGLKQFVSAFDDIMKSL, encoded by the coding sequence ATGTATGACAACGAAGCTAAATTCTCTCTTTGGTGTGATTTTATAGAGAGAAATTTTTTACAAAGTGAATTTAACTCTTTATTGAAAAATAATGTTATAAACGGTGCTACAAGCAACCCAGCTATTTTTAAAACAGCGTTTGCTTCACCTGCTTATAAAAAGATCATAGAAACTAGCAATAAACGCCATCCAAAAGATCTTTATGAAATTTTGGCTACTCAAGATATAAAAATTGCAGCATGTAAAATGTTAAGGAATTATGCAAACGGCGATGATGGCTTTGTAAGCATTGAGGTTGATCCAAATTTAAGTGACGATACAGCCGCAACGATAGAAGAAGGTATCAGGCTTTATAATCTAATATCAATGCCAAATGTTATGATAAAAATTCCAGCTACAAAAGATGGTTATGAGGCGATGAGCGCGCTTATGGCAAGGGGAATTAGTGTAAATGCTACGCTTATATTTTCACCAGATCAGGCTAAAAACTGCCTTGAAGCATTTAAAGAAGGCAGTAAGGCTTATGCAAGTCGCTTTATAGATACTACTATGCCAAAAGGTGTGATAAGTGTTTTTGTAAGTAGATTTGATAGAAAGCTTGATGAAGTTATGGCTGCAAAGAGCTTGCCAACAGGACAAATTGGCATAATGAATGCTGCGAATATATACCACCTGATTGAAGATTTTGGACTAGAAAATATAAGAACACTTTTTGCAAGTACAGGTGTAAAAGGTGGTGGTTTAAGAGGGGATTATTACGTTAGAGAGCTAATGTATAAAAATTCTATAAATACAGCACCAATAGAGACGATAAAAGAATTTATAAAAGAAAAAGCAGAGGCAAAAAATGTACCTAGTAAAGAAAATATCTCAAGCTTTTTCCAGATTATAAAAAATAATGAGATAGATATAAATGTCGTTTATAAAGATTTATTAAGCGATGGTTTAAAGCAGTTTGTATCAGCATTTGATGATATTATGAAATCACTTTAA
- the serB gene encoding phosphoserine phosphatase SerB: MIKLCVFDFDSTIMDGETIDILAAANNASEEVANITKRSMNGELDFFESLTKRVKFLKGLPLLKVNEICKNLPIMPGAGELIEALKQKGIKVVVFSGGFHNATDVMQKKLNFDANFANILHHKDGILSGEVGGEMMFSSSKGDMIDRLCGLLNLGKDEIMCVGDGANDISMFRKCDLSIAFCAKDILKKEATHCVDVKDLREILKFIR; encoded by the coding sequence TTGATAAAACTTTGTGTTTTTGACTTTGACTCTACAATAATGGACGGCGAGACAATAGATATTCTCGCCGCCGCTAATAATGCTAGTGAAGAAGTAGCTAATATAACTAAGCGTTCGATGAATGGCGAGCTTGATTTTTTTGAAAGTCTTACAAAAAGAGTAAAATTTTTAAAAGGATTGCCGCTTTTAAAAGTAAATGAAATTTGTAAAAATTTACCCATAATGCCAGGAGCTGGCGAGCTAATAGAGGCTTTAAAGCAAAAAGGTATCAAAGTTGTGGTCTTTAGTGGTGGATTTCACAATGCAACCGATGTAATGCAAAAAAAACTTAATTTTGATGCAAATTTTGCAAATATCTTGCATCATAAAGATGGAATTTTAAGTGGTGAAGTTGGCGGAGAGATGATGTTTAGTAGTTCAAAGGGAGATATGATTGACCGCTTGTGTGGACTATTAAATTTAGGCAAGGATGAGATAATGTGTGTTGGGGACGGGGCCAATGACATATCGATGTTTAGAAAGTGCGACCTTAGCATTGCATTTTGTGCAAAAGATATCTTAAAAAAAGAAGCGACACATTGTGTTGATGTTAAAGACTTGCGTGAAATTTTAAAATTTATAAGGTAG
- a CDS encoding chemotaxis protein CheW: MNNKLNQVLSKQKQQINGPELKNNEDIVQLVGFVVGEEEYAIPILNIQEIIKPIEYTRVPSVPDYVLGVFNLRGNVIPLIDLRKRFSLNVTKQSPSTRYIVMKDADNIAGFVIDRLTEAIRIDRNRIDPPPETLVKDKGMIYGIGKRDQNILTILKVESLLKRDF; encoded by the coding sequence ATGAACAATAAACTAAATCAAGTTTTAAGCAAACAAAAACAGCAAATAAATGGTCCTGAGTTAAAAAATAATGAGGATATAGTTCAGCTAGTAGGATTTGTTGTCGGTGAGGAAGAGTACGCGATACCTATTTTAAATATCCAAGAGATAATCAAACCTATTGAATATACACGTGTTCCTAGTGTACCTGATTACGTTCTTGGCGTGTTTAACCTACGTGGAAATGTTATTCCGCTTATTGATTTGCGTAAGCGTTTTTCACTAAATGTCACAAAACAAAGCCCAAGCACAAGATATATCGTTATGAAAGATGCGGATAATATCGCTGGCTTTGTGATAGACCGCTTGACGGAGGCTATCAGAATAGACCGTAATAGGATCGATCCGCCACCAGAGACTTTAGTAAAAGACAAAGGCATGATTTATGGTATCGGTAAGCGCGATCAAAATATCCTTACGATCTTAAAGGTCGAAAGCCTTTTAAAACGTGATTTTTAG
- a CDS encoding hybrid sensor histidine kinase/response regulator: MDDMKEIMEDFLIEAFELIEQIDHDLVELESNPEDLELLNRIFRVAHTVKGSSSFLNFDVLTELTHHMEDVLNKARKGELKITPDIMDVVLESVDMMKGLLSSIRDHGNDTAAGIDIKNICARLTQISEGEAPAAAPEAPATPVAEPASEPVKEPESAAPAEEAPEISDAELSKLSDSEVEAEIERLLKVRKAEDQARRASKGIAPKSPSEIAPAASSTSAPAAKAESKEKDGDKKVPAASSGAVAQEQTIRVEVKRLDHLMNLIGELVLGKNRLLKIYDDVEERYEGEKFLEELNQVVSSLSLVTTDIQLAVMKTRMLPIAKVFNKFPRMIRDLSRDLGKQIDLEISGEETELDKSIVEEIGDPLVHIIRNSCDHGIEDPETRKAAGKPEKGLVQLKAYNEGNHIVVEIVDDGKGLDADMLKSKSIEKGIITEREADAMSEKEAFGLIFRPGFSTAAKVTNVSGRGVGMDVVKTNIEKLNGIIDIESEVGKGTVMKLKIPLTLAIIQSLLVGTQEEFYAIPLASVLETVRVPIDDIYTIDGKNVLRLRDEVLSLVRLSDVFGVEKAFDGGDQTYVVIIGVAEAKLGIIVDTLVGQEEIVIKSMGDYLQNIPGIAGATIRGDGRVTLIIDVGAMMEMAKDIKVDIRAEIEDSTKAKEKPSDYKVLIVDDSKMDRTIMQKALEPTGVTIIEATNGVEALNIVKSGEHSFDAILIDIEMPRMDGYTLAGEIRKYSKYRNLPLIAVTSRTSKTDRLRGVEVGMTEYITKPYSAEYLENVVRKNIKLA, encoded by the coding sequence ATGGATGATATGAAAGAAATAATGGAAGACTTTTTAATAGAGGCTTTCGAACTTATTGAGCAGATAGATCATGACCTTGTTGAGCTTGAGTCAAACCCTGAAGATTTGGAACTATTAAATAGAATTTTCCGCGTTGCTCACACAGTAAAAGGTAGTTCAAGTTTTTTAAATTTTGATGTTCTAACAGAGCTTACTCACCATATGGAGGATGTTTTAAATAAAGCTAGAAAAGGCGAGCTAAAGATTACTCCAGACATTATGGACGTGGTTCTTGAGTCAGTTGATATGATGAAAGGCTTGTTAAGCAGCATTAGGGATCATGGAAATGATACAGCTGCTGGTATTGATATTAAAAACATTTGTGCAAGACTTACCCAAATTTCTGAAGGTGAGGCTCCAGCAGCAGCTCCTGAAGCTCCTGCCACACCGGTAGCTGAGCCAGCATCAGAACCGGTAAAAGAGCCAGAGTCAGCCGCGCCTGCCGAAGAAGCACCAGAGATAAGTGATGCCGAGCTTTCAAAACTAAGTGATTCAGAAGTTGAAGCTGAGATAGAAAGACTCTTAAAGGTTAGAAAAGCTGAGGATCAAGCAAGGCGTGCTTCAAAAGGTATAGCACCAAAATCTCCTAGCGAGATAGCCCCAGCTGCAAGTAGCACTTCAGCTCCAGCTGCAAAAGCAGAGAGCAAAGAAAAAGATGGAGATAAAAAGGTCCCAGCAGCAAGTAGCGGTGCAGTAGCGCAGGAACAAACTATACGCGTTGAAGTAAAAAGACTTGATCATTTGATGAACCTAATCGGTGAGCTTGTTCTTGGTAAAAACCGCTTATTAAAAATTTATGATGACGTGGAAGAGAGATATGAGGGTGAGAAATTCCTTGAAGAGCTAAACCAGGTGGTTTCAAGCCTAAGTCTAGTTACGACTGATATTCAGCTTGCAGTTATGAAGACAAGAATGCTACCAATAGCAAAAGTCTTTAATAAATTCCCACGTATGATACGCGATCTTAGCCGCGACCTTGGTAAGCAAATCGATCTTGAGATTTCAGGTGAAGAGACTGAGCTTGATAAGTCAATCGTAGAAGAGATCGGCGATCCACTAGTTCACATCATCAGAAATTCATGCGATCACGGTATCGAGGATCCTGAGACAAGAAAGGCAGCAGGTAAGCCAGAAAAAGGCCTTGTTCAACTAAAAGCTTACAATGAAGGTAATCACATCGTTGTTGAGATAGTTGATGATGGTAAGGGTTTAGATGCTGACATGCTTAAATCTAAATCGATAGAAAAAGGCATCATCACTGAGCGCGAAGCTGATGCGATGAGCGAAAAAGAGGCATTTGGTCTTATCTTTAGACCAGGATTTTCAACTGCAGCAAAGGTTACAAACGTATCTGGCCGTGGTGTTGGTATGGACGTTGTTAAGACTAATATCGAAAAACTAAACGGTATCATTGATATTGAAAGTGAAGTTGGAAAAGGCACAGTTATGAAGCTTAAAATTCCACTCACACTCGCGATTATTCAGTCGCTACTTGTTGGAACACAAGAAGAATTTTATGCTATTCCACTTGCTAGTGTTCTTGAAACTGTTCGTGTGCCGATTGATGATATTTACACGATCGATGGCAAAAATGTACTAAGGCTAAGAGATGAAGTCTTGTCTCTTGTTAGACTTTCTGATGTATTTGGTGTAGAAAAAGCTTTTGATGGTGGAGATCAAACTTATGTCGTAATAATCGGTGTTGCTGAAGCAAAACTAGGTATTATCGTCGATACTTTGGTTGGACAAGAAGAGATTGTTATTAAATCAATGGGTGATTATTTACAAAATATCCCAGGTATTGCCGGTGCGACTATTAGAGGTGATGGCCGTGTGACATTGATTATCGATGTTGGTGCTATGATGGAGATGGCAAAAGATATCAAGGTAGATATTAGAGCCGAAATAGAAGATAGCACAAAAGCAAAGGAAAAACCAAGCGATTATAAAGTCTTGATAGTTGATGACTCAAAAATGGATAGAACTATCATGCAAAAAGCGCTTGAACCAACTGGGGTAACAATAATAGAGGCCACAAATGGTGTTGAGGCATTAAACATCGTAAAATCTGGAGAACACTCCTTTGATGCGATCTTGATAGATATTGAGATGCCAAGAATGGATGGATATACACTAGCTGGCGAAATTAGAAAATACTCTAAGTACAGAAATTTACCACTTATTGCTGTTACATCAAGGACATCAAAAACAGATAGATTACGTGGTGTAGAAGTTGGAATGACTGAGTATATTACAAAACCATATTCAGCCGAGTACTTAGAAAATGTCGTTAGAAAGAATATAAAATTAGCTTAG
- a CDS encoding chemotaxis protein produces MFGDNVLKTDSNEMELVDFRIFKKTENKVYEGIYGVNVAKVREIIKMPNLTELPGVPEYIEGIFDLRGVVIPVINLARWMNIIEPTEGVVIKPRVIIAEFSGILIGFIVHEAKRIRRISWKDIEPANFASGSGALDKGKITGVTRIENDEVLLILDLESIVEELGIYSPKIEFDVTDDQKLKGAALVLDDSSTARKLVKDALEKMGLSVVEAKNGVEGLERMEELYQRYGDNLSRELRVILSDIEMPQMDGYRFASTLKNDERFKEVPIVFNSSLSNDFSEIKSKEAGGAAYLTKFDASIFYQEVLKVIEAHSKSAK; encoded by the coding sequence ATGTTTGGAGATAACGTACTAAAAACGGACTCAAACGAGATGGAACTTGTTGATTTTCGTATCTTTAAAAAGACCGAAAACAAAGTATATGAAGGAATATACGGAGTCAATGTCGCAAAGGTGCGGGAGATCATTAAGATGCCAAATCTTACAGAGCTTCCAGGCGTTCCTGAGTATATCGAGGGAATTTTTGATTTAAGGGGCGTGGTGATCCCTGTAATAAATTTGGCAAGATGGATGAATATTATCGAGCCAACTGAAGGCGTAGTTATAAAGCCACGTGTTATTATTGCTGAGTTTAGCGGTATTTTGATCGGTTTTATCGTCCATGAGGCAAAAAGGATCAGGCGTATAAGCTGGAAAGATATCGAGCCTGCAAATTTTGCTTCAGGTTCTGGCGCTTTAGATAAAGGCAAAATAACAGGCGTAACAAGAATAGAAAATGATGAAGTTTTACTTATCCTTGATCTTGAAAGCATTGTTGAAGAGCTTGGAATTTACTCACCAAAGATCGAATTTGATGTAACAGATGATCAAAAATTAAAAGGTGCTGCTTTAGTTTTAGATGATAGCTCAACTGCTAGAAAACTAGTAAAAGATGCACTTGAGAAGATGGGACTTAGCGTAGTTGAGGCTAAAAACGGCGTTGAGGGCTTGGAGAGAATGGAAGAGCTTTATCAAAGATATGGAGATAACTTATCAAGAGAGCTTAGAGTTATCTTAAGTGATATCGAAATGCCACAGATGGATGGATACCGCTTTGCTTCAACTCTTAAAAATGATGAAAGATTTAAAGAAGTTCCAATAGTATTTAACTCCTCATTGAGTAATGATTTTAGTGAAATCAAGAGCAAAGAAGCTGGTGGTGCGGCGTATCTTACGAAATTTGACGCAAGCATATTTTATCAAGAAGTGCTAAAAGTTATTGAAGCACATTCTAAATCTGCAAAATGA
- a CDS encoding UDP-2,3-diacylglucosamine diphosphatase, which yields MSEYLYVPVIKEGAIFLADAHENVNRNGFLKFLRAVDSGEIKEPPQIFLLGDMFDFLTGEGEYTREFYAEHLSLINKISQKVEIVYFEGNHDFRLSNLFNKTREIWDGHEMLRYKSVRVYDIYDQPANFKTINEEHVQIAHGDIFLPFIDKYALRFLRLRWFLKFMNALDKFLNFKISKAILAKLTKKNLDYKIPNFKELMSKHLQGYEANIVIEGHYHQGEKFNIYDKFYINLPCFACEQSYFVVEYAQQKLNLLKMSLKGH from the coding sequence TTGAGTGAATATCTATATGTCCCCGTTATAAAAGAAGGCGCGATTTTTTTAGCTGATGCACATGAAAACGTAAACCGAAATGGCTTTTTAAAATTTTTAAGAGCTGTTGATAGCGGGGAGATCAAAGAGCCGCCACAAATTTTTTTGTTAGGTGATATGTTTGATTTTTTAACTGGTGAAGGCGAATATACAAGAGAATTTTACGCCGAGCACTTAAGCCTTATCAATAAAATTTCACAAAAGGTAGAAATTGTTTACTTCGAGGGCAACCACGACTTTAGACTTTCAAATTTATTTAATAAAACAAGAGAAATTTGGGATGGGCACGAGATGCTGCGCTATAAAAGCGTTAGGGTTTATGATATTTACGATCAGCCAGCAAATTTTAAGACGATCAATGAAGAGCACGTTCAGATCGCACATGGCGATATATTTTTACCTTTTATAGATAAATATGCACTTAGATTTTTGCGTCTTAGATGGTTTTTAAAATTTATGAATGCTTTGGATAAATTTTTAAATTTTAAAATATCAAAAGCGATACTAGCCAAACTTACTAAGAAAAATTTAGACTATAAAATTCCTAATTTTAAGGAGCTAATGAGCAAGCATTTGCAAGGATATGAGGCTAATATCGTGATAGAAGGACACTATCATCAAGGTGAGAAATTTAACATTTACGATAAGTTTTATATAAATTTACCTTGTTTTGCATGTGAGCAAAGTTATTTTGTTGTAGAATACGCCCAGCAAAAATTAAATTTGCTCAAAATGAGTTTGAAAGGACATTGA